The proteins below come from a single Chelmon rostratus isolate fCheRos1 chromosome 12, fCheRos1.pri, whole genome shotgun sequence genomic window:
- the bag1 gene encoding BAG family molecular chaperone regulator 1: MSEQTITVTVAYGSTKHSITITGQDDGKGPVVKDLSDALTQATGVPQTSQKLIFKGKSLKDMEESLSSYGIKEGCKLMMIGKRNSPEEEAELKKLKDIEKSVEQTAKKLEKVDGELTGLKNGFLAKDLQAEALGKLDHRVKIAAEQFMKILEQIDALSLPENFSDCRMKKKGLVKTVQDFLAQCDKIEACISDHLSKIQSKNLALAE, encoded by the exons atgtcagAGCAAACGATAACAGTGACAGTTGCATACG GATCGACAAAGCACAGCATCACAATAACTGGCCAGGATGATGGCAAGGGCCCCGTTGTCAAAGACCTGTCAGATGCTCTCACTCAAGCTACCGGAGTTCCACAAACCTCACAGAAACTTATCTTTAAAG GAAAATCACTGAAGGACATGGAGGAGAGTCTGTCCAGCTATGGAATAAAAGAAGGCTGCAAACTTATGATGATTGGAAAGCGG AACAGtcctgaggaagaagctgaACTGAAGAAGCTGAAAGACATTGAGAAATCTGTGGAGCAGACAGCTAAAAAGCTGGAGAAGGTAGACGGGGAGTTGACTGGACTCAAGAAT GGCTTCCTGGCCAAAGACCTCCAGGCAGAGGCGTTGGGTAAACTAGATCACAGAGTGAAAATAGCAGCTGAACAGTTCATGAAGATCCTGGAGCAGATCGACGCTTTG AGTCTCCCAGAAAATTTCAGTGACTGCAGAATGAAGAAAAAGGGACTTGTAAAGACTGTGCAG GATTTCCTGGCCCAGTGTGACAAGATTGAAGCTTGTATATCAGACCACCTATCAAAGATCCAGTCCAAAAATCTTGCCCTGGCAGAGTAG
- the myl12.2 gene encoding myosin, light chain 12, genome duplicate 2, translated as MSSKRAKGKNTKKRPQRATSNVFAMFDQSQIQEFKEAFNMIDQNRDGFIDKEDLHDMLASLGKNPTDEYLETMMNEAPGPINFTMFLTMFGEKLNGTDPEDVIRNAFACFDEEGTGMIQEENLRELLTTMGDRFTDEEVDELFREAPIDKKGNFNYVAFTRILKHGAKDKDD; from the exons ATGTCGAGCAAAAGGGCCAAGGGAAAGAACACCAAGAAGCGTCCTCAGCGTGCAACCTCCAATGTGTTCGCGATGTTTGACCAGTCTCAAATTCAGGAGTTCAAGGAGGCCTTCAACATGATCGACCAAAACAGAGATGGTTTTATTGACAAAGAAGACCTTCATGACATGCTGGCCTCGTTAG GTAAGAACCCCACAGACGAGTACCTGGAGACGATGATGAACGAAGCACCGGGCCCAATCAACTTTACCATGTTTCTGACCATGTTTGGAGAGAAGCTGAACGGCACTGATCCCGAGGATGTGATCCGTAATGCTTTTGCCTGCTTTGACGAGGAGGGCACAG GTATGATCCAGGAGGAGAACCTGCGGGAGCTGCTCACTACGATGGGTGACAGGTTTACAGATGAAGAAGTGGACGAGCTCTTCCGAGAGGCGCCCATTGACAAGAAAGGCAACTTCAACTATGTAGCATTCACACGCATACTAAAGCACGGCGCAAAGGACAAAGACGACTAG
- the chmp5a gene encoding charged multivesicular body protein 5, which yields MNRIFGRGKPKAPPPNLSDCIGNVDARAESIEKKISRLDAELMKYKDQMKKMRDGPSKNMVKQKAMRVLKQKRMYEGQREQLAQQSFNMEQANYTIQTLKDTKTTVEAMKIGAKEMKKAYKDVKLDQIDDLQDQLEDMMEDANEVQEALSRSYGTPDIDEDDLEAELDALGDELLLDDDSSYLDEASAAPSIPEGIPSDSKTNKDGVLVDEFGLPQIPAT from the exons ATGAACAGAATATTCGGACGCGGAAAGCCGAAAGCGCCTCCTCCGAATCTGTCGGACTGTATCGGGAAT GTGGATGCGAGGGCAGAGTCCATAGAAAAGAAGATTAGCAGACTAGACGCTGAACTTATGAAGTACAAGGACCAGATGAAAAAGATGAGAGATGGGCCCTCGAAG AACATGGTGAAACAGAAGGCAATGAGAGTTCTGAAGCAGAAGAGAAT GTATGAAGGTCAAAGAGAGCAGCTGGCTCAGCAGTCTTTTAACATGGAGCAGGCTAACTACACAATCCAGACGTTAAAGGACACCAAAACAACA GTGGAGGCCATGAAGATTGGtgcaaaggaaatgaaaaaggctTACAAGGACGTTAAACTCGATCAGATTGAT GATTTACAGGATCAGCTGGAGGACATGATGGAAGACGCCAACGAGGTACAGGAGGCCCTGAGCCGCAGCTACGGCACTCCAGACATAGACGAGGATGATCTTGAAGCAG AGCTGGACGCACTGGGTgacgagctgctgctggatgatgACAGCTCCTATCTGGATGAGGCCTCAGCTGCCCCGTCGATCCCTGAGGGAATCCCCAGCGACAGCAAGACGAACAAG GACGGTGTTTTGGTGGATGAGTTTGGCCTGCCGCAGATTCCTGCCACATAA